In Trichoplusia ni isolate ovarian cell line Hi5 chromosome 13, tn1, whole genome shotgun sequence, the genomic window attaatacaCTTCACTATATCTGTAGAGagtagataataatattcataagtaAATCAAGTTGTCGTGTAACATTTCACGCGTAACTACGAAAGCACTCGAAGATAAAGATATCGACATAAATTAAACACATCATTAACATATCCAACCCCTTATTtcgtgaaataattttattataatagataatttaaaactgcCCAAGTTCACCCCACCACTAGGGGGTTAAATGAGGAATGGGCGGAGCACGAATTAAAGCTACACAATATAAATCTATGCGTCTCTCTCGCACAAATGAGCAATCCTAATAGCAGTAAGCGGCTTACAATGGGTGTTGACACTCTCTAGTACTGCCGTCTCTTTTTGACCCGGGCTTATGGCAATAGAGTCGTTTCAATGGCCCTTCATAGTTATAAAGGTATAGACAAGCAGTGGAGGTCCACGTGAGATTTTGTAATCAGTGAATTGGCGCCTTTCACAAGTAGAGGCGCAATGTCCGCGCGTTTGACAGTTTGACGTTTCGTTTGGCGGGAAATATTATTGTGTGTTGACAGGCACGGTGCGAAGGCACTACACTAAACAGCCAGATAGAGTATTgtgaactttttaaattaacaaaatagtgATGTTAAAAGCGGCCAGTTGAAGATAGTTTTAGTTATTGCTAGTGCAATAACTTGGATTTTGTGTAGAAGTAAGTTAAGGTAagatgtcaaaaatattttttttgttaaaaaaaaagaaagaggaTGCCATGGATATGTcggaaattttaattattaaaaataaattaaacaagtacctttatttaaaaatctattgcaaatacaataatcaaaaagtgataaataattatttaagtatgcATCCTTGCCTACACTATATTCGTAAGTTAAGcccataattattaatttttgtttcccATGAAGACGAGCGGTCTctgaaaagaaaagtaaaaaaaaattaaaacaaattcaaaaataatatacgaAAATTATGATGGCCcatcatttatcatttatcCTGTAATACTTTTAAACTCGTATATTGCCCTATATGTTTCAGAATcaaataatgcaataaaatataattctattacaataaaaatatttattttgtggaaTTAACTCAACCTTTCAATATTAATACTGAAGTATGATTATTTTTCGGTTATTTTCTATTTCCACTgcaattactaaataaatatgtctcTTTGTGTTATTGACTTACTACGATTAGTATATATCGCCAGATATTGAACTTATGAAGGCCGCACGAAAAATCGACTGTATaccaaaatatgtttctaatttaTCTAACAAGACTACATTTGGTTAGGTACCTACAGCCTACacctaaaaaaaacacaatattgatgtaatcttaaaaaaaaaacactcattaAAAAACTcaagaaaaactaataaaaaaccacaataaCGACCTCCATTTCATTACAGCTTTTTTggttatgtaaaataaagattatttaccTGCAGCTTaagtaaagaaacaaaataaatgcagtTTAGACGTTGTGACAATTAAACATTACAAGTTTATGATAAGCAAGCTTGCGAGTAACAAGTTATGAGCTAATTATTTCCCATAATACTCAAAcacttaaaaacattatttattgctatttcatttcatttatctacggcctactaaaaataaatatgtaactgAATAAGGAGACACATAGATAAACTGGTCCTATATACTCGTAAGTAAATTATGATAGCTTAAACCAACACAAGACCAATTGCAAAAGCATTGAAATGTACCAGAATGACGTTCCTTCTCGACAACTGACAGAATTTTGaacttttcaatacattttgagCGATTCCCTAGCGTTCGCGCTTggaaaaaatacactttgtCTACTCTCTTAGCGTAAATGTATatgaaaaacaaagatttaaatcGCTCTCAAGGCAAATAACGTGTGACGTGCATCAATAAGTATGATTTTATTGCTTAGTTACTttgcttttacaaaatatctacCAAATCTATCGTGGATTCAGTTCAAGACTCATAAGATTCAACTtaagattaatgtttttttactccTGAACAACCTCCACAATATAACAATTCATTTTACTACACAAAAGTAGAGGCTCTAAGTAGTTTTGTTTAGTAGGGCTTTAAAAGAGGTAGCgacccttgagtttgtttctacctttcttctcagggtagtcagaaaGGAAGTATGGCCCATGCGAACTTATAAGAGATGAATTAGATGACACAACCTTCTTGCAAAGGATTCACTTCATTCACTCCATttcacttcattttattttagagatGGCGCATTAACTGAAAAACTCGCTATggctaaaaatacaaatacaaaaatcaatgtTTCAAAAACCAGTAACAACTGATTAAGttgcttttaaactaaatcttCAACATACAGCAAgttctgaaatattttagtttgaatgCGCGAATATTCGGTAAAATGGTCAAAGCAAGTGATCTTCAATTTACCGTcgttatttttatctgaatatTGATTCACGCATCGCATTGATCGCTTGCGGAAAAGGTCGATAAAATGACCAGTTCATGaaatagtgataaaatataacattttagcGAGCGGCTCGTTGTTCTGTTACAAGTGTCATTTTGTCAGTGAATACGTTCAGCACTACCCGAGAAAAGGCATGATTTAAGACTTAATTAGACCAAATAACTATGTCTAAATGCCTACAAATGTTTGATGTGTCTACTCTATTTTTTATCGTATATTTAATGTATATCCTGATATCCGAGCATAAACCATATTTAGGCGTCTAATGTGGCTTTACACACTCTTGAAATAATATCAGATGTACTGGTTTCCTCAAGAAGTTTTCGTTAACCGTTTCAGCAAGAGACTTCCTTTATAAATCGtactttcaatataaaatacattgatGCATGCCTGAATTTGACGTGGCTGTTCAACTCTCATAATACTAGATAATACCAGCCTTTATGTACTGATTTggagcaaaatatttttagattttttctttttagtacgAGCTAGCAGGACGAGCTTGATTCCTCTTCACAGAGCTAGTTGCTGTTAGGAATGGACCGAGATAGCTAGAAGGAGGGAAGGAAGGCCTTTGCTTTGCAGTGGGACActtattactaattataataatattaatttagatacTTACTGTTAATTTACGTCTCGTTCGTCTAGGTTTCGCAGGACTCGTGGTGGTAGGTGTTTGTTTAGTTACTTTAGGTCGCTTTCCAAAGATAGGTCTTCGTCTAGTTGGCACAATTCTTGTTGGTGTCGGTTTTTGTCTTAGGAgttgtttagttgttttttctGTAGTACTTTCTTCTGGTGTGGTTTCTGCTGGAGTTGTTTCTTCTATAGTGGTGTCTGCTGGTGTGGTTTCTTCTACAGTGGTGTCTGCTGGTGTGGTTTCTGTTGGAGTCGTTTCTTCTGGTGTGGTTTCTGCTGGTGTGGTTTCTTCTGGAGTAGTTTCTTCTGGTGTGGTGTCTACTGTACTGGTTTCTGCTGTAGTCGTTACCTCTGTAGCGGTACCTTCAGGTGTGGTTTTTTCTGTAGTGGTGCCTTCTTGAGTGGTGTCCTCTAGAGTGGTTTCTTCAGGAGTTGTGGATGCTGTGGTGCTTTCTTCTTCAGTTGTTTCTCTAGGGCTGGTGTCTTCAGGTTTTATATCTCTTATAATCGTTTCTTCAGTACTAATTTCTTTTgatatattgttttctttaatggTATCGTGTGAGGTGATTTTTTCTGTGGTGGATTCTTCTGGAGTGATTTCTTCTAGAGGGGTCTTCTCTGTAGAGATTTCTATTGGTGTACTTTTTACTGTAGCAGTTTCTTGTGAGGCCATTTTTACTGTCGTATTTTCTGTTGGAGTGATTACTTCTGTAGTCGTTTCTTCAGGGGTGATTTCTGATAGAGCGGTATTTTTTGTAGTGATTTCCTCTTTGATGTCTACTTTTTGAACGGCTCTTCCTAAAATTATACCGTCTGCTATGTTTTGTACACTTACTCCTTCTGTAGTCGTTTCCTTTGTAGTGATGCCTTTTGTAGTAATTTCTTGTATAGTCACTTCTATAGTAGTTGTTTTTTCTGTAGTGATATCTTTGGGAGATAATTCTTGTCTAGTTGTTTCTTTTGCAGGGGGTTCTTCTTGAATAGTTTTTTCCGTAATGATGTATTTTGTACTGGTTTCGTTTTCAAAAGCTTTTTCTGTAGTAGTTTCGATTTTTTTACTTGCAGAAGGCATTacttctttttctatttttgaagGGACTGACCCTCGCTCTTCTTCTGAGGTGGAAGCTTCTTTTTGAACCGGTGATTCATCTCTCATATTATCAGTAAGTGTGTCAAATTGAACATTTCCAGAATTGACAGCGTCCTGTTGTATGTGTAATACCGTAGGTATTTTTTCTTCCTCTAACTTTATATCACTtgtggtttttgttttgtcttgcTTGATGCTATCTTGGTCAGCTTGTGCAGGTATATCATTCTGAATCCGATTTTTAAGAGAAACTGCTTCTGCAGGAGCTTCTTCTTTGCTAGCTGCAGCAGTAAGCTTCTGCTGTTCAGTCACTTCTTGGAAACTTTCATTGGTTGCGATTACTTTCACAGGTTCCTCAGAGTCTTCATGTAAAATTATAGAAGAGGCGTTATCCTTCATAGTATTATTCTCTGCATTTATTATTACCATAGATTCGTTCGCCGCTAATTCAGTTAGAGTGTTTATTATCTCCTCAAAAGATGTCCTAATGGTTGTTGTTTCGAGCGAATTTTCGTTTGTTAATGTCTCACTAGTGCTTTTGTTCACTATCGTCTGAGTAGTTGGTCTGTCTTCACTAGTTATATTTACAGTTTCATTCGTAGGCGAATTAGTctgtttttcatttgaaatttcaTCAAATGACGATTGCCCGTTCTTtgtttcaaacatatttttatctgtagTAGTTTCAGAATCAGACTTATTAGATATGTCATAAAAACGTGGCTTATCTGTAGTCATTATTGATTCGTTAACATTTATTATAGCCCCTGTTTCATTAGCAATCGTGTTATCAAAATTGCTTATGttattcacaaacatttcttGATATGTAGTTGTTTCGGGAAGTCTCGTAGCTTCATTTGTTGGTTGAAAGGTTGATTGATTTGCcattattactataattaaaaaataagctttagTCTtcggaaaacattaaaatcacgtAATCCAAGTAAATCTAGAATAAGCAAAGTAAATATTCGTGACTATGCAGGGGTCAAACTCGAATAATTGTGTGGTGATCAATGTGGTATATCATTCGGTAATTGGTGCAGTTAATAAAGTACATGTTTAAtagatagttttgtttgtttgtttaaaagctGGTTTGTTGCTGATTGGTTTCATCAGCAATTCGTTATTGTAAAAGTCCTTTCGAATATGTTTCATACTTACATGTTTGCAAATCGCTTTCATTTGTAGCTGTTACAATTGTATCGTTAATGATATCTGTCTCAATAAATgacgaatttattaataatgGTTCTTCTTTGGGTTTAATAGTAGATTTATCAGGTTTAGGCGTAGTAAAATCCAAATTTTTGTGACCTTCTTTATCGTGATTTTCAGAGAAAACACTAATAATCTCACCGTTTCCATCTGATAAATTATCGTCAAACTCCTTGTTTAAAGTTAGCTTTGGTTTATTCAGAGTGTCAGTGTGATTATCGTTAACACCCATTATTGTATTTGCcgacgtattttttttaggatttaaaTCAGATTTTTTATGGGCTGGAATTATTTTACTCTCTAAACGATTTAATATGTCACTTGTGAAATTATCAATTACTTCGTTGTACATTTCATTCCATTCCTCTTTTGATTGCTTAGGTTGTTCAGTAGTACTAAAAATTTTATCTGATTTTCCATGATTGATTAAAACAATAGGTTTGAACTTTTTATTGGTATTGACGAATAGTTTATTTCGTTTATTGAATTCTCTATTTGTAAACTCTTTCTTTTGGTCTAATATCCTATTGATCATGGCATCTTTGTATTGATCTACGGTGAGATAAGGATGAGGTATTCTCGATTCAACGGGATTATTAATGTAAACAACAGGGCTTTCATGTGAACCTTCGTTCAAACCTTCCAAATTGTGTGTTTTCAAACCGTTTACTTCTCTTAATCGCTGTAAATGCAATATATACTGTCTGTTTGATTTGTAATACCTCCTGTCAGTGTCTGCatctacaaaaatgtaattatcaaGGTTAATACCAAAAGGTTGAAAAtcacaaatataattgattGACAGTCTGGTCGTGAAGATATTATTATCATGTGTTTAATAACTACGCCGCGGAAGATAGTGACTCCTGTTTGGAGTTTTTACTCTGTGccgtttttaaataatctatactgtttactaatatataaagccgaagagtttgtttgtttgaacgcgctaatctcaggaatttctggttcaatttttttgtgttgaatagtctattcatcgaggaaggttttaggctataaaccatcacgctgcgactaataggatcgaagatacaatggaaaatgtggaaaaaacagggcaggtataaatcataacatatcttctaaccacacggacgaagtcgcgggcaacagctagtaatacatacctacatgaCGAGGGtttcttaaatattactttagttCGCTAAATGTAATTATTCTTTAATACCTTCTATCTCCGGACTAGTTGTAATTGTAGTTGAAGATGTATTTGTATCTTGTGCACACACATTACGACACAcacttattaatatatttacatatagaaaacgatataaattattcatcatAATTTCTCACATGTTTTTCAGTATGAAACTGTTAACGTGTTTTACGAATTGCTCTTTTATACGCTTCGATGGATATTAATTGACGATAAATACTTGGAAATAttaatagtgttttattatGTGTGTTTTTAACATTACACACATTTAAATGGTGGTTTGTTCGTCTTTTGTACGGTTTCTgtggaaaatatttcaattaaaattttcgtaaAAACATTGATAACGGAAATCCTCATGCCCAAAAAACGGCCCAAGAAAAAGTATTTCAGGATTTGACGGAAGCCTTTGCCAAACCGTGgtacacagtgggctagatatattaaaaccatattttttttgtaaacgtcTTCAAtgtttaactaaataaatgtttcgatctttatgtatatattttacagCACATTGTAATGTTCACAAACTTACTTTTATACATCTATTGTAGCAACTAAGATATAATAAAGTGCCAGAGGCATTAGTTCCGTTTTCTTAGTTTCGACACATTTTATACCGAATTGCTCACCCTGTGTACCCCGCTCCTTTGGGGGATTTTTTACCGGGTTATTATAGCATATAACACTCACACATAACACAGATAAATAAGGTAAAAGATTTTCCAAAATTCTTTTAGTTGATACTGAGATTATTTCCCACAACACCACTAATTCACAAACGTTACCcctttataatataacaataggTGTAAAGCTACTTAAATCATTGCAATTGACTTTagatgttattaataataataataataataataaattctttatttgtcAATTGTACATAGTTATAATATGGTTGATTTCCCTGTCTCCTGTACTAGTATACACTGTGTTACAGGAGCCAGCATCCTCCCCCATTACCTTTGTCTTAAACAACAAAACGATGAGGTACAATTTTCAAACgaaaagatataataaaacaaaaacaaggaaatttaaaaattaaatgaaatttgaaaagtaaaaagtaaaaagtaaaacatgcGAAGCCATTAATTCTGCGTGCGTATGTTGATGAGTTCAGCGTGTTTTgggtgcgtgtgtgtgtgtgtgtgtgtgtgtgtgtgtgtgtgtgtgtgtgtgttgtgattaatatctgtaaaaatatctaaaaattacTGAAATTCCATCTAGAATTAGTCAAGTCTTTAAATCCTGCCGTCGGTTAACCTAGACAAGCGTACCTATGTTGCTAACCGTTTCAAGTCAAAATATCTCTGTTTGAGTGTTTCATTCTTATATAAGGACAAACATATGAATACTGATTTTAATATAGCgatagttttaaaaagattaagtATTCTTTGGATGAGTTTTCCAAAGCACCTATCGAATATCAATGTCAATTaacatctattttaaaataagacctATAAGTCAAAGTAGGTAGAGTCTTATAGTAAGGCATTAGGCAAGACCACTATgtaactatgtatttatttgtatccaatcctaTACAATATAGGATTGGATAAgtggtgtgcaataaataatactctATTGtattacttaattgtattaaaagttGGAACCTCGAACCTACATACATACGTGATACTCCCATTTTCCGGCTATACTATTTggtgtttacaaaaataatgtaattaatacgtAAATAAAACCTGTTAGCAATTCTTCTGCCCGCACACAAAATATACTATTTGTTCTCATAAAGGTTTTTGAATAGCCTTTTCTTCGAGTGCGTTTTGATCGTTTGCGTCATTGCCAGAATTAACTTAGAACGTGGATATAACTTAGTACGTATATTTCACTTAGATCGACTTCCCATTTGATCTTCACAACCCATTTTAGTAGATAATCAGTTTTCGAATAAGAAGGGTTGGAGGAATTGTTAGCTACTGTCAAAAATCAACATTAGATGTTTGGGACTAACGGCTTTCGATGTTTTCCGACAAATTTACTACTGATTTATTTAGATAGATCTTACCACATACCAAAGTTTTACGTTCGCTGTGTACGCAAGTGGCATTCTACACAAACTAATAACTTACACATTGCATTGTCGCTTAAGTTTACAAAGTTAGTTACGCTATTCCCTGCTACATGGAGCAAGAGGCATGCAACCTCTTTTAGTAATAGCTGCAGTTAGAGTGAGAGAACTGACACCGTGAGTAGTGGCGTCTCCCTTCTACTACTGCAACATTTTAAAAGGAGATGGTGGGCTACAACAAATACCTACTAaaagtatgatttttttcttaaaaaaactactcccgATCTAAGGAATCTCTTTCTTGCGTTGCggcttcaaaaacatttaaatcacctgcacaaatacacccacaTTCCGAACAAGCATTCGCATCACTCCGCACTCGTCCACCTATAATGACTGTATATTATGAAAAATCATCGCCTATCCGTAAAGTCAAAAGAAAGTCTTAAAGTATCTTCAACAATCATTAAAAGATGATATGGTGACACTTGGTACCTTGGAACAcacataaaatagtattttcacCTACGTCAAATGTATAACTATTATCATACAatttcctttataatattaaaataacaacgtGTCCTACAAAGAATATCAGTCTaggtttaaaagtaaaatctcCAATTTTTAGCCATGTTCTCAGATTACTCGGGTAATATTGCTCATTTTAATATCCAAACGAATTATAAGCAAAAACTCTGCAACACAACTCAAAATTGAACATTCAGATCACCTCAAAACGTTGGTTTACCAATGCGGTAATAGACTTCACGCCATGTATTCAGGAGAGCAGTAGATATAACGTCATTAGTACCGCCGCTGTCCACCCTCCGTGTAATCTTTTAATCGCCTCTTACTACACATGCGAGGCGTAGGGGCGACTGTCCCTATCCTCAAACCAAAATATGATCCCTCTTTCCACTTCCTATAGTAGTAGTGTCAATTTGTATATTCAACGGATGCCAAAAATGGTTCTGAATctgaaatgcttttttttaacgATGAACTTCGAATATGTATAGTTTGTGGAGGTTATTTCTTtagaatttagtattttaatgagtatttattCATAACTTAAAATGAGTGTAAGTCAAAGTGTAATTCAATATTAACCGAGCTCGAAGTCTTTATCCAACGGCGTagtttatatttgttacctctTGCAAATGTTGTCTGCAAGGATGTAAAAGACCTACTTTGTACATTTTTCCGGCGGGTTCTTTATACGTAATTAATGATTGTGCATAAAATATGGTATAAACAATGActgaataaattacatttacattagTTTATCACAAAATTCCACTTCCATTGATTCCCTGAGATTCACCGAGCATTAGTGTTCGGTAGTATTAATTGGCGATTGTAGATCCCGGATTATAGTAGTCGTCATCCACGAATACATGTCTCAAGtaagtgtctttgtgaatgtgacttgaatgtttctgaaacctcTGCGACACAGGGATAAAATTCCCTACAAAAAAGCGTTACTTTAAATCTTGTTCTTTCATCCAGGTCGTCACCATAGAAGAATACGGGGTGTACACGATGCTGCCGGCGCAGCAGCTGGCTCCCATCAGCCCGTGGCCGCCCGACGGAAACCTGCTGGACAGGATGGACGACCTGGCGCACAAAGGTAAAGGTAATGGTGATCACCATCACTTACCAATAGAGTATATTAATTGTAGTTAGGTATATAAGGGCTTTTGAAGTACAGTAGGTAGAGTTGTTTAATGATGGAACAGTTTCACGTTTCATTTCAGTTTCATATATATGTAGGAACTGGATGCAAGATAAGTATTGAATAGCTAGATTccagtttaatttattaaaattacttaaggtgcatttatttttgtttgtagatGAAAGTTAGACTGAATGTGCATCTCTGAATTAagtattaatagaaaaatattcattgctACATGTAAAATAATCAGTGCTCGTTTCaataactaaaagaaaattaagataGAGCACTTTCTCcacaaaaatctttaaaagtcAAAGAAGTCCTTTCGAATGGCTCCTCAAACAGCAAAAAGTAATGGTAGAAGACTATTACGAAAATCTAAATAGAGCACCTTATCGTTCCAAAATCTtgtaaccaaaaaaaagttAGAGAGACATCACGTGATTCAGAACGCGTGATTAATTGGAGTAAGCAATGCTATGGTGCGGCAGGTCACAGCGGTGTTAACCAGCTCGGCGGGGTGTTTGTAGGAGGCAGGCCGCTGCCGGACTCCACGCGCCAGAAGATCGTGGAGCTGGCGCACTCGGGCGCGCGGCCCTGCGACATCAGCCGCATCCTGCAGGTCTCCAACGGCTGCGTCTCCAAGATACTCGGCAGgtctgtgataaaaaaaaaactttttgcttatttttctgtttgagTCGATTGTTAATTTAAGTTAAGTTGTTAAgccaatttaatttgttaaccAGAAATATAACCCTCCTCTTTCTTCTTTTTgccataaatgttgaaatgtgctCTGTAGGTATACGGATATGTAGATATAATAATTAACCGACATTAAATCGACCAAACTACTTATCACGTAAATATGCTATTCTCCATTTATggaaataaaactgttacaaaaaAGACTCTTTTATAGAAGATGCGTCGTCAATTTTTAGCGATTCAGGAAGCATAATGCTTATAAagctattaaatgatgtaacggtttactcacgcgtatttatcggggtagcccgactagtttcggacccaaccggagtccttaatcatgagcagacgcggcgggatcgcgagtcgaacagttcgactccggttgggtgagtaaaccgttacatcatttaataatgaatcagtctcacgatagttattataaaaaagcttATAAAGCTCTTACAAGTCATCCCACGCTTCATACACCTACTAGACTTCTGTACTTGTAGCGATAACAATCAATACAGATATTATACTTGTGTGCAACGAGCATATTGCACAAAATAGAATCTCACGgttcttattatattattattatctcatGGACTGTTCAAAGCAAACAAGATccaaaaaatgcaaattaattcGTGAGAAAAACGCATACAAAAAGAAACTCAAATacaatcattaaattaaaaaaatagtacattaataacatacaatattataaaacctcatttgtgtTTAATACCGGCTGTAACCGCAACTCGCAAGTCTGAAAAAAAACATGGCGTAAAAAGTTGAGCTACTCATGTTACCTAGCTGTCACTAGAGCGACTCGTCAATTCCCGCCAAGGTATGTAGAGTTAAGAGTAAT contains:
- the LOC113499820 gene encoding salivary glue protein Sgs-3-like encodes the protein MPSASKKIETTTEKAFENETSTKYIITEKTIQEEPPAKETTRQELSPKDITTEKTTTIEVTIQEITTKGITTKETTTEGVSVQNIADGIILGRAVQKVDIKEEITTKNTALSEITPEETTTEVITPTENTTVKMASQETATVKSTPIEISTEKTPLEEITPEESTTEKITSHDTIKENNISKEISTEETIIRDIKPEDTSPRETTEEESTTASTTPEETTLEDTTQEGTTTEKTTPEGTATEVTTTAETSTVDTTPEETTPEETTPAETTPEETTPTETTPADTTVEETTPADTTIEETTPAETTPEESTTEKTTKQLLRQKPTPTRIVPTRRRPIFGKRPKVTKQTPTTTSPAKPRRTRRKLTRPLVFMGNKN
- the LOC113500213 gene encoding paired box protein Pax-6-like: MSQVVTIEEYGVYTMLPAQQLAPISPWPPDGNLLDRMDDLAHKEHLIVPKSCNQKKVRETSRDSERVINWSKQCYGAAGHSGVNQLGGVFVGGRPLPDSTRQKIVELAHSGARPCDISRILQVSNGCVSKILGRYYETGSIRPRAIGGSKPRVATAEVVSKIAQYKRECPSIFAWEIRDRLLSEGVCTSDNIPSVSILKFLNPLVLN